A stretch of Heptranchias perlo isolate sHepPer1 chromosome 1, sHepPer1.hap1, whole genome shotgun sequence DNA encodes these proteins:
- the LOC137331260 gene encoding bone morphogenetic protein 2-like, with translation MELHRYYSMYVSIYLALMCIKSSELKPQSSLRWKDEKLIRIEAIKKAGMEQLGLRRLPVSGMNISRTEEEKMYKLYLQRVRQSDQNIGMTNKKPIRMNSVNMFIQKGTFLENTSRTTNDLTSNKQQLYFNITIARNRLVFPKVKILRGELKIHKRMRQNENLHQKRMDGNLQLVKVYQLLKPAFERKEFQLHFLGSKLITSNSEKAKMFDIRKTVEHWINYPHENYGLELELLPWFSSSKQDPEDKVTIEAELEIEMQKIFKEVRTRRESYTEDCQTNQIQCCRRSLHVSFEEIGWSDWIRAPLSYNAFYCDGTCPQKYKLATMHTLIKSKMNRLSNGAIPAPCCVPASYEPLTLLHFNSNSKLTLTAFDNMIVSRCHCS, from the exons ATGGAACTGCACCGCTATTATTCCATGTATGTTTCTATTTATTTGGCACTAATGTGTATCAAGAGCAGTGAGCTGAAACCACAATCCAGTCTGAGGTGGAAAGACGAGAAACTAATCCGAATTGAAGCGATCAAGAAAGCAGGCATGGAGCAACTGGGACTGAGGAGACTCCCTGTGTCAGGAATGAATATTTCTAGAACAGAGGAGGAGAAAATGTACAAACTTTACCTGCAGCGTGTGAGACAATCCGATCAAAATATTGGCATGACGAACAAGAAACCGATTAGAATGAACTCTGTCAACATGTTTATTCAGAAGG GGACATTTTTGGAAAACACCAGTAGAACAACAAATGATCTGACCAGCAACAAACAGCAACTGTACTTTAACATTACCATTGCCAGGAACAGACTTGTCTTTCCTAAAGTAAAGATTTTGAGAGGTGAACTTAAAATCCACAAGCGCATGCGGCAGAATGAAAATTTACATCAGAAGCGGATGGATGGAAATCTGCAGCTTGTGAAAGTTTACCAGTTACTCAAGCCAGCgtttgaaaggaaagaatttcaGCTCCATTTCCTTGGCTCCAAACTCATTACGTCAAATTCTGAAAAGGCCAAAATGTTTGACATTCGAAAAACTGTTGAACACTGGATAAACTACCCACATGAAAATTATGGCCTTGAACTTGAGTTGCTTCCCTGGTTTTCCAGTAGTAAACAGGATCCTGAAGACAAAGTGACTattgaagcagagctggaaatagaAATGCAAAAGATTTTTAAAGAGGTCCGCACACGTCGTGAAAGCTACACCGAGGACTGCCAGACAAATCAAATACAGTGTTGTAGGCGATCGCTACACGTATCTTTCGAGGAGATCGGATGGTCAGACTGGATCAGGGCCCCGCTAAGTTACAATGCCTTTTACTGTGATGGCACTTGCCCACAAAAGTACAAACTTGCCACAATGCACACACTAATCAAATCAAAGATGAATCGTCTTTCTAATGGAGCTATTCCTGCCCCCTGCTGTGTTCCTGCATCCTATGAACCACTAACACTACTCCATTTTAACAGCAATAGCAAATTAACACTTACAGCATTTGATAACATGATTGTGTCCAGATGCCATTGCTCTTAA